The Edaphobacter sp. 12200R-103 genome contains a region encoding:
- the msrB gene encoding peptide-methionine (R)-S-oxide reductase MsrB, which translates to MSESVKSEKMHKTEAEWRELLTPDQFNVLREKGTERPFTGALLNNHETGVYHCGACNAPLFTSDKKFDSGSGWPSFWLPVSADAVDAHEDSSHGMRRIEVTCARCGGHLGHLFPDGPRPTGMRYCINSASLAFEKS; encoded by the coding sequence ATGTCTGAGTCTGTGAAGTCGGAAAAGATGCATAAGACGGAAGCGGAGTGGCGCGAGTTGCTGACGCCTGATCAGTTCAACGTCCTGCGGGAGAAGGGAACAGAGCGTCCGTTCACCGGGGCTCTGCTCAATAACCATGAGACCGGGGTATATCACTGCGGAGCCTGCAATGCGCCTCTGTTTACCTCAGATAAGAAGTTCGATTCTGGGAGCGGATGGCCGAGTTTCTGGTTGCCGGTTTCGGCCGATGCTGTTGATGCACATGAGGATAGCTCTCATGGAATGCGGCGCATCGAGGTAACCTGCGCGAGGTGCGGAGGTCATTTGGGGCATCTCTTCCCGGACGGCCCACGGCCTACGGGAATGCGCTACTGCATCAATAGCGCATCGCTCGCATTCGAGAAGTCGTAA
- a CDS encoding LysM peptidoglycan-binding domain-containing protein, whose translation MADLEQLKQKYNPVISTINSFADLGAKVEAVDLAGEQLHIKATVPSKVIANRVWDTIKEVDPSYSDLKHEIVTTGGDNQPYTIKSGDTLSKISKHFYGNANKYGDIARANSIDNPDRIQAGQQINIPPQG comes from the coding sequence ATGGCTGATCTGGAGCAGTTGAAGCAGAAGTACAACCCGGTCATCTCGACCATCAACAGCTTCGCCGACCTCGGTGCGAAGGTAGAGGCCGTCGATCTTGCCGGCGAGCAGTTGCACATCAAGGCAACCGTGCCTTCAAAGGTCATCGCCAACCGGGTATGGGACACCATCAAGGAAGTGGACCCGTCATACTCCGATCTCAAGCACGAGATCGTCACGACCGGCGGTGACAATCAGCCCTACACCATCAAATCCGGCGACACGCTCTCAAAGATCAGCAAACACTTCTACGGCAATGCCAATAAATACGGCGACATTGCCAGGGCAAACAGCATCGACAACCCGGACCGCATCCAGGCAGGTCAGCAGATCAATATTCCACCACAGGGCTGA
- a CDS encoding DinB family protein, whose amino-acid sequence MEHDLQQTIALLDRAPGSFNAQLRGLPVALIHRNEGDGTWTPFEVIGHLAYCERTDWMNRARQILSAKGGSEIPLFRPVDREGQRRESQGKSLDQLLDDFSYLRAQNLAELQSFGLTPTDLSLQGRHPAFGPVTLSQLLATWATHDLTHMHQLSRILAHSYRQAVGPWSTYLGVLQCEGHSTPA is encoded by the coding sequence ATGGAACACGACCTGCAACAGACGATCGCCCTTCTGGACCGAGCACCAGGCTCTTTCAACGCTCAGCTTCGCGGACTCCCAGTAGCCTTGATCCATCGCAATGAAGGAGACGGCACCTGGACGCCCTTCGAAGTGATCGGCCATCTGGCCTATTGCGAACGCACCGACTGGATGAACCGGGCACGGCAGATTCTTTCGGCGAAAGGCGGTTCGGAGATCCCTTTGTTCCGCCCGGTCGACCGCGAGGGACAACGACGCGAGAGCCAGGGTAAGTCCCTCGATCAGCTTCTCGACGACTTTTCCTATCTGCGCGCTCAGAATCTCGCCGAACTGCAGTCGTTTGGTCTCACCCCAACGGATCTGTCCCTCCAGGGACGCCACCCGGCCTTCGGCCCGGTCACACTCTCGCAACTTCTGGCTACCTGGGCTACCCACGACCTCACCCATATGCACCAGCTTTCGCGCATCCTCGCCCACTCCTATCGCCAGGCAGTCGGTCCGTGGAGTACCTACCTCGGCGTCCTTCAATGCGAAGGACACAGCACACCGGCCTGA
- a CDS encoding SCO family protein, giving the protein MRLRHLGVLALLGLFFGGSGLTAQQMGDHPMGSAAQVPPKYLKDAGLVERLNQPLPLDATYTDDAGHQVKLAEYFHHRPVAMALVYFHCSMLCPQVLHGMAQSLRGVGFTPGKDYDIVIFSIDPMDTPKDAAEAKKTFLDELGQPNVGDSVHFLTGQQASIDAISQATGFHYVRVPGPDGKMDQFAHSSVIMFATPDGRMSEYLAGIEYPTRDVRLALVNASHLKIASAKDLFLLYCCNYVPSSGKYTVAVLRILSLAALVTLIAMGIGLYLLNRKRGSSRLAV; this is encoded by the coding sequence ATGAGATTGCGTCATTTGGGTGTTCTGGCCTTGCTTGGTCTTTTCTTCGGTGGGTCTGGTTTGACGGCGCAACAGATGGGGGATCACCCCATGGGGAGTGCGGCTCAGGTGCCTCCGAAGTACCTGAAGGATGCCGGGTTGGTGGAGCGGCTGAATCAGCCGCTACCGCTCGACGCGACTTATACCGACGATGCTGGCCACCAGGTCAAGCTGGCAGAATACTTCCACCATCGTCCGGTTGCGATGGCGCTGGTCTACTTCCACTGTTCGATGCTGTGTCCACAGGTTCTGCACGGGATGGCGCAGTCGCTTCGCGGTGTGGGATTTACCCCCGGCAAGGACTATGACATCGTCATCTTCAGCATCGACCCGATGGATACCCCGAAGGACGCAGCCGAGGCGAAGAAGACGTTTCTCGATGAGTTGGGGCAGCCGAACGTGGGAGACAGCGTCCACTTCCTGACTGGGCAGCAGGCCTCGATCGATGCAATCAGCCAGGCGACGGGATTTCACTATGTTCGGGTTCCGGGTCCGGACGGCAAGATGGATCAGTTCGCGCATTCGAGCGTCATCATGTTTGCCACTCCGGATGGAAGAATGTCGGAGTATCTTGCGGGAATCGAGTATCCAACGCGGGATGTGCGACTGGCCCTGGTGAATGCCTCACACCTGAAGATCGCCTCCGCCAAGGATCTCTTTCTGCTGTACTGCTGCAACTATGTGCCCTCTTCGGGCAAGTACACGGTGGCGGTCCTGCGGATACTGTCGCTTGCTGCTCTTGTAACCCTGATCGCGATGGGAATCGGCCTATATCTCCTGAACCGGAAGCGCGGATCATCGCGACTTGCGGTCTGA
- the rpmB gene encoding 50S ribosomal protein L28: MAQKCDLCGKGPQFGNNISHAHNTTRRRWNVNLQSVKAVVGGASKRVRVCTSCIKTGKIVKA, translated from the coding sequence ATGGCGCAAAAATGTGATCTCTGCGGCAAGGGTCCGCAGTTCGGCAACAACATCTCCCACGCCCACAACACCACCCGCCGCCGCTGGAACGTAAACCTGCAGTCGGTCAAGGCAGTCGTTGGAGGAGCCAGCAAGCGTGTACGCGTGTGCACCAGCTGCATCAAGACCGGCAAGATCGTCAAGGCTTAG
- a CDS encoding prolyl oligopeptidase family protein, whose product MNPANETAEVSTLPSLTYPAARTVDQVDDYFGTKVSDPYRWMEDLDSSEVTQWIEQENQLTRSVLDGFPARDAMHRRMMDLINFERFSAPVLKGSRYFYWHNTGLQNQSVLFWTEGLDGEPKVLLDPNTLSVDGTVAVIDLSISDDGSLAAYSIADAGSDWITWHVRDVATGDDLPDVVAWSKFSSASWLKDSSGFFYQGYDRPKEDALKEANYFHKIFLHKLGTPQSEDRLIFDRPDDKEINLGAGVSHDGRYLLIYQTKGSSPNNQLSIRDLEDPQGTTVTLADAADAVYSVIDSDGTRFWIHTTFEAPNGRVMQVDLTDPARSQWKTIIPESAHKLDSIGMIDNTLIANYLANAQSMVMLYTADGAPLERLELPAIGTAAGFEGKRTDTETFYQFSNFTTPATVYRVDMKTRQSTIFRQPKLKFDPAQFETKQVFYTSKDGTRVPMFLSYKKGLALDGKNPTLLYGYGGFNISLRPDFSAGNLLWMEMGGIYAQPSLRGGGEYGEAWHEAGTRLNKQNVFDDFIAAAEWLVSNGYTSPSRLGISGGSNGGLLVAACELQRPDLFGAAIAAVGVMDMLRFDKFTIGWAWKTDYGAPTEKEEEFRAIFRYSPLHNIRPGVEYPPTLITTGDHDDRVYPAHSFKFAAAMQATQTGPNPILIRVETRAGHGSGMPLTKRVEIIVDQLTFLALHLQVQLHIEETV is encoded by the coding sequence ATGAATCCTGCCAACGAAACCGCCGAAGTCTCCACCCTGCCTTCACTCACCTATCCCGCGGCCCGCACCGTTGATCAGGTGGACGATTACTTCGGGACCAAGGTCTCCGACCCATATCGCTGGATGGAAGACCTCGATTCCTCCGAAGTAACGCAGTGGATCGAGCAGGAAAATCAACTCACGCGAAGCGTTCTGGATGGATTTCCAGCTCGTGACGCCATGCACCGCCGCATGATGGATCTGATCAACTTCGAGCGCTTCAGCGCGCCGGTCCTCAAAGGATCGCGCTACTTCTACTGGCACAATACCGGCCTTCAAAACCAGAGTGTCCTCTTCTGGACCGAAGGTTTGGACGGCGAGCCCAAAGTGCTGCTCGATCCCAATACACTCTCGGTCGATGGAACCGTGGCCGTGATCGATCTCAGCATCTCCGACGATGGCAGCCTTGCCGCCTACTCTATCGCCGATGCGGGCTCGGACTGGATCACCTGGCATGTGCGTGACGTCGCCACCGGAGACGATCTTCCTGATGTCGTGGCCTGGTCCAAGTTCAGCTCCGCCTCATGGCTCAAGGACAGCTCCGGATTTTTCTATCAAGGCTACGACCGCCCAAAGGAAGATGCTCTCAAGGAGGCCAACTACTTCCACAAGATCTTCCTCCACAAACTCGGAACCCCGCAGAGCGAAGACCGCCTCATCTTCGACCGGCCCGACGATAAGGAGATCAACCTCGGCGCAGGCGTCAGTCACGACGGACGATACCTCCTGATCTACCAGACCAAGGGATCAAGCCCCAACAACCAGCTTTCGATTCGTGACCTTGAAGATCCTCAAGGCACAACCGTAACCCTCGCTGACGCTGCGGACGCAGTCTATTCCGTCATCGACAGCGACGGCACGCGCTTCTGGATTCACACCACCTTCGAGGCTCCCAACGGCCGCGTCATGCAGGTTGATCTTACTGATCCTGCACGCAGCCAGTGGAAGACCATCATCCCGGAGAGCGCGCACAAACTCGATAGCATCGGCATGATCGACAACACGCTGATTGCGAACTACCTGGCCAATGCACAGAGTATGGTGATGCTGTATACAGCCGACGGCGCCCCGCTGGAACGGCTCGAGCTTCCGGCAATCGGAACGGCGGCTGGGTTTGAAGGCAAGCGCACTGACACCGAAACCTTTTATCAGTTCAGCAACTTCACCACGCCGGCAACGGTCTACCGCGTCGACATGAAGACGCGCCAATCAACCATCTTCCGTCAGCCGAAGTTGAAGTTCGATCCCGCACAGTTTGAAACGAAGCAGGTCTTCTACACGAGCAAGGACGGCACGCGCGTCCCCATGTTCCTGAGCTACAAAAAGGGCCTCGCGCTGGACGGCAAAAATCCCACACTGCTCTACGGATATGGCGGATTCAACATCTCCCTCCGGCCCGATTTCTCCGCAGGAAACCTGCTATGGATGGAGATGGGCGGCATCTATGCACAGCCCAGCCTGCGCGGTGGCGGAGAGTACGGCGAAGCCTGGCATGAAGCGGGAACGCGCCTCAACAAACAGAACGTCTTTGACGACTTCATCGCCGCCGCCGAGTGGCTCGTCTCGAACGGTTACACCTCACCCTCGCGCCTCGGAATCTCAGGCGGAAGCAATGGCGGCCTTCTGGTCGCGGCCTGCGAGCTGCAACGCCCCGACCTTTTTGGAGCGGCGATTGCCGCTGTTGGAGTGATGGACATGCTGCGCTTCGACAAGTTCACCATCGGCTGGGCCTGGAAGACGGACTACGGCGCTCCCACCGAGAAGGAAGAAGAGTTTCGCGCCATCTTCCGCTACTCTCCACTCCACAACATCAGGCCGGGCGTTGAGTATCCTCCGACCCTCATCACCACAGGCGACCATGACGATCGCGTCTATCCAGCGCACAGCTTCAAATTCGCCGCAGCCATGCAGGCAACGCAAACTGGCCCCAATCCCATCCTCATCCGCGTAGAGACACGCGCCGGACACGGCAGCGGGATGCCCCTGACTAAGCGCGTCGAAATCATCGTCGACCAGCTCACCTTCCTGGCGCTCCACCTGCAGGTTCAGCTACACATTGAAGAAACAGTATAG
- a CDS encoding RidA family protein, protein MSEKKIPVSTEAAPAAIGPYSQAVRVGETLYASGQVGLDPVTGQIVEGGVEAQTVRVFENIKAVLAEAGLGFEHVVKTTVFLKNMGDFAAMNAIYAKYLAPEGVVPPARSTVAVAALPKDALVEVEIIARS, encoded by the coding sequence ATGAGCGAGAAGAAGATTCCGGTTTCTACCGAAGCTGCTCCGGCAGCCATTGGTCCCTACTCACAGGCAGTTCGCGTTGGCGAGACGCTTTATGCATCCGGACAGGTGGGACTTGACCCGGTTACCGGCCAGATTGTCGAGGGTGGTGTGGAGGCGCAGACAGTTCGCGTCTTTGAAAATATCAAGGCGGTGCTGGCAGAGGCAGGGCTTGGTTTCGAACATGTCGTCAAGACGACGGTCTTTCTCAAGAATATGGGAGACTTTGCGGCGATGAACGCGATCTATGCGAAGTATCTTGCTCCCGAAGGAGTAGTGCCTCCGGCCCGGTCCACGGTTGCTGTCGCGGCTCTGCCCAAGGATGCGCTGGTCGAAGTTGAGATCATCGCCCGGAGCTAG
- a CDS encoding phosphoribosylanthranilate isomerase codes for MTWGKICGNTSLADAQLAIEYGADALGFVFAESKRRVTPGHVATITPHLPQNVERVGVFYSRDAAEIASVVEQAGLTAAQLHGGLDLSLIEELRHRLGKEFGLIQTLHWVVGSDSAQRLKEELREIAAFGLVDRVLVDSKVGSAGGGTGVSFDWAAARNVFREAAPQLRIIAAGGLRPENVGEAIRALNPWGVDVASGVEAGPGEKDPEKLRAFLRAAKAGSR; via the coding sequence ATGACATGGGGCAAGATCTGCGGCAACACGAGTCTTGCTGACGCGCAGCTCGCGATCGAATACGGCGCGGATGCGTTGGGATTCGTCTTCGCGGAGAGCAAACGTCGCGTCACGCCTGGACATGTTGCTACGATTACGCCGCATCTCCCACAGAATGTCGAACGCGTAGGAGTCTTCTACAGCCGGGATGCGGCGGAGATTGCGTCTGTGGTCGAGCAGGCGGGATTGACGGCGGCGCAGCTTCACGGCGGCCTTGATCTTTCTCTGATCGAAGAGCTTCGTCATCGTCTCGGCAAAGAGTTCGGGCTGATCCAGACGCTGCACTGGGTCGTTGGAAGTGACAGTGCGCAACGGCTGAAGGAAGAGCTTCGAGAGATTGCAGCTTTCGGGCTGGTCGACCGCGTGCTTGTTGATTCGAAGGTGGGATCGGCGGGCGGTGGGACGGGGGTCTCCTTCGATTGGGCGGCGGCTCGCAACGTTTTTCGAGAGGCTGCTCCCCAGCTCCGTATTATTGCTGCCGGCGGATTGCGTCCTGAGAATGTCGGTGAGGCGATTCGTGCGCTGAATCCGTGGGGGGTCGATGTTGCGAGTGGCGTGGAAGCCGGGCCTGGTGAGAAGGATCCTGAGAAGCTGCGCGCATTTTTGCGGGCGGCTAAAGCGGGTTCGCGGTAG
- a CDS encoding YXWGXW repeat-containing protein, producing the protein MKVKWLLAPLLAASTFAAPAFGQISIMIGTPPPPVRYEVAPPVPQAGYVWVPGYWAPVQGQYVWYSGRWARPPYYGAAWRNPRWIHEDRGWRYSQGGWGPRDWHGHHGHGHAYGHRR; encoded by the coding sequence ATGAAAGTGAAATGGTTGTTGGCACCACTGCTTGCCGCCTCAACCTTTGCGGCACCTGCATTCGGCCAGATCTCTATCATGATCGGAACCCCTCCCCCTCCTGTCCGGTATGAAGTTGCTCCCCCTGTTCCACAGGCTGGATACGTATGGGTGCCGGGCTATTGGGCTCCTGTACAAGGACAGTACGTCTGGTACTCCGGCCGGTGGGCGCGCCCCCCCTACTACGGTGCAGCATGGCGCAATCCGCGATGGATTCATGAAGATCGCGGCTGGCGTTATTCCCAGGGAGGCTGGGGACCGCGCGATTGGCACGGCCATCACGGACATGGGCACGCTTACGGCCACCGCCGTTAG
- a CDS encoding MliC family protein: MNQVTAFGIAALCSASAAATDLTIHLKGNEPVKRMTVQFQCDAQATAMGLPSGVFAVEYLNGAGNHLAVVPVKENSMIFVTVPSGSGAKYASAQYTWWDAGSRGTTFASDFPGLKGSSSCHRVK, encoded by the coding sequence ATGAACCAGGTAACCGCTTTTGGGATAGCTGCATTGTGTTCCGCCTCGGCAGCAGCTACCGATTTGACCATCCACCTGAAGGGCAATGAGCCGGTAAAACGGATGACGGTACAGTTTCAGTGCGATGCGCAGGCCACGGCGATGGGGCTTCCTTCGGGTGTGTTTGCAGTTGAGTATCTGAACGGCGCGGGGAACCATCTGGCTGTAGTCCCGGTTAAAGAAAACTCGATGATCTTCGTGACGGTGCCCTCGGGATCGGGGGCGAAGTACGCCTCCGCGCAGTACACATGGTGGGATGCGGGCAGCCGCGGCACGACCTTTGCCTCCGATTTTCCCGGCCTGAAAGGAAGTTCAAGCTGTCATCGGGTAAAGTGA
- a CDS encoding YidB family protein has translation MGILDSIQSLAGQAGALAQGDQAKIAGGFIEALSAHPSGITGVLESLKSNGLGEHVNTWLSGQAQTATPEQVQQGLGPTGLIEQTAQKAGVSPSVVTSALALILPMVVQHFAANGQSTEPGSFSGMAQQVLGKLL, from the coding sequence ATGGGAATTCTCGATTCCATTCAATCGTTAGCAGGACAGGCCGGAGCGTTGGCACAGGGCGATCAGGCAAAGATCGCTGGCGGTTTTATCGAGGCGCTCTCCGCGCACCCCAGTGGCATCACGGGAGTGCTTGAGAGCCTGAAGTCTAATGGCCTGGGTGAGCACGTAAACACCTGGCTCAGCGGACAAGCGCAAACGGCAACCCCGGAACAGGTCCAGCAGGGGCTTGGCCCCACAGGCCTCATCGAACAGACGGCACAAAAGGCTGGCGTCTCTCCTTCGGTAGTAACCTCCGCCCTCGCTCTCATTCTGCCGATGGTCGTCCAGCATTTTGCTGCCAACGGTCAGTCGACGGAGCCAGGATCGTTCAGCGGCATGGCGCAGCAGGTCCTGGGCAAGCTGCTCTAA